A DNA window from Chryseobacterium sp. MEBOG06 contains the following coding sequences:
- the hemA gene encoding glutamyl-tRNA reductase, which yields MLQYSHIHQTSNFAVLSISYEKADVETRGKFAFFDENIKNFVSRVHQEDLGDAFVVSTCNRTEIYTTSSNYLLVAEEYCKTIGVHLTDFLQFANILTKEEALIHLFRVAAGLESQIIGDFEIIGQIKKAYNRFKKERQNSNPYLERAINAAIQISKKIKNETGISNGAASVSYAAVHYILNSQKRITEKNILLLGVGEIGQNTVENLVKHVYQPKIKIANRTQEKAEKISQKYNIPHVDYSDFDKELKNTDILIVATGAKHPIVNQSHFPNGKETLVIDLSIPHNVEKNVTENENVTLIDVDELSKQIQETIQQREKEIPKAEKIIKEMMKDFIEWEKKRKMAPNIHHFKAVLKNMERNEMHNFYKKNKYINITDMELSDKMIQKITNRFAKYIIDNPLKAEEISKLMHEILVEQPNNEFNEKH from the coding sequence ATGTTACAGTATTCCCACATCCATCAAACATCAAATTTTGCCGTGCTTTCCATAAGCTACGAGAAAGCCGATGTAGAAACGAGAGGAAAATTTGCATTTTTTGATGAGAACATCAAAAATTTTGTTTCCAGGGTCCATCAGGAAGATCTTGGTGATGCATTTGTGGTTTCCACCTGTAACAGGACCGAAATTTATACTACTTCGTCCAATTATCTGCTGGTAGCAGAAGAGTATTGCAAAACTATTGGAGTACATCTTACTGATTTTCTTCAGTTTGCTAATATCCTTACAAAAGAGGAAGCTTTAATTCATCTTTTCAGAGTAGCAGCAGGTCTTGAAAGTCAGATTATCGGAGATTTTGAAATTATCGGACAGATTAAAAAAGCATATAACCGCTTCAAAAAAGAGAGACAAAATTCTAACCCGTATCTGGAAAGAGCAATCAATGCTGCCATTCAGATTTCCAAGAAGATTAAAAATGAGACAGGTATTTCCAATGGAGCTGCCTCAGTTTCTTATGCTGCGGTTCATTATATCCTGAACAGCCAAAAGAGAATCACCGAAAAAAACATCCTTCTTTTGGGAGTAGGTGAAATAGGGCAAAATACGGTTGAAAACCTGGTAAAGCATGTTTATCAGCCTAAAATAAAAATTGCCAACAGGACTCAGGAGAAAGCTGAAAAAATTTCACAGAAATATAATATTCCGCATGTTGATTATTCTGATTTTGACAAGGAATTAAAAAATACAGACATTCTTATTGTAGCAACGGGAGCCAAGCATCCTATTGTGAACCAGTCTCACTTTCCGAATGGAAAAGAAACATTGGTTATTGACCTTTCCATTCCGCATAACGTTGAAAAGAACGTCACTGAGAACGAAAATGTGACGCTGATTGATGTGGATGAACTTTCAAAACAAATCCAGGAGACTATCCAACAGCGGGAAAAGGAAATCCCAAAAGCTGAAAAGATCATCAAAGAAATGATGAAGGATTTCATTGAATGGGAGAAAAAGAGAAAAATGGCACCCAATATTCATCATTTCAAAGCCGTTTTAAAGAATATGGAACGCAATGAGATGCATAATTTTTATAAAAAGAATAAATACATAAACATCACGGACATGGAACTTTCTGATAAAATGATCCAGAAAATCACCAACCGTTTTGCAAAATATATCATCGACAATCCTTTAAAAGCCGAAGAAATCAGTAAATTAATGCACGAAATATTAGTTGAACAACCAAACAACGAATTCAATGAAAAGCATTAG
- the hemE gene encoding uroporphyrinogen decarboxylase: protein MIKNDLYLKALRGETVERPPVWMMRQAGRYLPEFIALRDQYDFFTRCQTPELAAEITLQPIRRFPLDAAILFSDILVVPQAMGIDFKMKESVGPWLDTPIRTMEQVQNIETPDVNDTLGYVFDAIELTLQKLDNDIPLIGFAGSPWTILCYCVEGKGSKAFDIAKSFCFQQPEAAHLLLQKITDTTIAYLKRKVEKGVSAVQVFDSWGGMLSPTDYQEFSWQYINQIVEALSPLTHVVVFGKGCWFALEDMTMSKASALGVDWTIKPEFARTLTNHTMTLQGNFDPARLHSTPETIKKMVNEMINRFGKDRYIANLGHGILPNVPVENAEAFIRAVVDWKPNL from the coding sequence ATGATTAAAAACGACCTATATTTAAAAGCACTTCGCGGAGAAACCGTTGAAAGACCTCCTGTCTGGATGATGAGGCAGGCTGGAAGATATCTGCCGGAATTCATTGCTCTAAGAGACCAGTATGATTTCTTCACAAGATGTCAGACCCCTGAACTTGCTGCTGAAATTACATTACAGCCTATCCGCAGATTCCCACTTGATGCTGCGATTCTGTTTTCTGATATTCTGGTAGTTCCTCAGGCAATGGGAATTGATTTCAAAATGAAGGAATCCGTTGGGCCATGGTTAGATACTCCTATCAGAACAATGGAACAGGTTCAAAATATTGAAACTCCGGATGTGAATGATACTTTAGGCTACGTTTTTGATGCTATTGAACTGACACTTCAGAAACTGGACAACGATATTCCATTGATCGGTTTCGCTGGCTCTCCTTGGACAATCCTATGTTATTGCGTAGAAGGAAAAGGAAGCAAAGCGTTTGATATTGCAAAATCTTTCTGCTTCCAACAGCCTGAAGCTGCACACTTATTACTACAGAAAATTACAGATACTACGATTGCTTATTTAAAGAGAAAAGTAGAAAAGGGAGTTTCTGCTGTGCAGGTATTCGATTCTTGGGGAGGAATGCTTTCTCCTACTGATTATCAGGAATTCTCATGGCAGTATATCAATCAGATTGTTGAAGCACTGAGCCCTCTTACTCATGTAGTAGTATTTGGAAAAGGATGCTGGTTTGCACTGGAAGACATGACGATGTCTAAGGCTTCCGCTCTTGGGGTAGACTGGACAATCAAACCGGAATTCGCAAGAACATTGACCAATCATACAATGACGTTACAGGGGAATTTTGATCCTGCAAGACTTCATTCAACACCTGAAACAATTAAGAAAATGGTGAATGAAATGATCAACCGTTTTGGAAAAGACAGATACATTGCCAACTTGGGACATGGAATTTTACCTAATGTTCCTGTAGAGAATGCTGAAGCATTCATCAGAGCGGTGGTAGACTGGAAACCAAACCTTTAA
- a CDS encoding 50S ribosomal protein L25/general stress protein Ctc: MKSITIQGTKRESVGKKSTKALRDAELVPCVVYGGGAPLNFSAEERAFKGLVYTPEAHTVSIEVDGQTIPAVLQDIQFHPITDKILHIDFYQLSDDKPVVMEVPVRITGRSKGVVAGGVLRQSFRKLKVKAIPANLPDEIVVDVTPLRIGNKLYIGSIKTEGYSFVHPDNAVVVAVKMSRNAIKGAAAQDDDEDEEVATEEGAATDAAETAAE, from the coding sequence ATGAAATCTATTACAATTCAAGGTACAAAAAGAGAAAGCGTGGGCAAAAAGTCTACAAAAGCTTTACGTGATGCTGAATTAGTTCCTTGTGTTGTTTATGGAGGTGGCGCACCTTTGAACTTCTCTGCTGAAGAGAGAGCTTTCAAAGGGTTAGTATACACTCCTGAAGCACACACGGTATCTATTGAAGTTGATGGTCAAACAATTCCAGCAGTTCTTCAGGATATTCAGTTTCACCCGATCACAGACAAAATTCTTCACATTGACTTCTATCAATTATCTGATGATAAGCCAGTTGTTATGGAAGTTCCTGTAAGAATTACTGGACGTTCAAAAGGTGTTGTTGCTGGTGGTGTTTTACGTCAGTCTTTCAGAAAGCTAAAAGTAAAAGCTATTCCTGCTAACTTACCTGATGAGATCGTTGTAGATGTTACTCCATTAAGAATTGGTAACAAACTTTACATCGGTAGCATCAAAACAGAAGGATATTCTTTCGTGCACCCGGATAATGCAGTAGTAGTTGCTGTTAAAATGTCTAGAAATGCAATTAAAGGTGCAGCGGCACAGGATGATGATGAGGATGAAGAAGTTGCAACTGAAGAAGGAGCAGCTACTGACGCAGCTGAAACTGCAGCAGAATAA
- a CDS encoding ribose-phosphate pyrophosphokinase has protein sequence MADQLSYLFCTRTSRDLAEKIAHNYGKELGKINFQEFSDGEFEPVLDESVRGGRVFLIGSTFPPADNLLELLLMIDAAKRASAKSITVVIPYFGLARQDRKDKPRAPIGAKLVANLLTAAGATRVMTMDLHADQIQGFFEIPVDHLYASSIFVDYIRSLNLDNLTIASPDMGGAKRAKNYAGHLGAEVVIAYKERKKANVVEEMFLIGDVTGKNVVLIDDMIDTAGTLCKAADILIEKGAKTVRAMATHGVLSGKAYENIEKSQLLEVIVTDSIPVKNNLSSKIKVLSCAPLFADVMAMVHEHKSISSKFII, from the coding sequence ATGGCCGATCAGTTAAGTTATCTATTTTGTACAAGAACCAGCAGGGACTTGGCAGAGAAAATTGCCCACAATTATGGGAAAGAATTAGGAAAAATCAACTTTCAGGAATTCAGCGACGGGGAATTTGAGCCTGTTTTGGATGAATCTGTAAGAGGAGGGAGAGTTTTCCTAATCGGATCTACATTCCCGCCTGCAGACAATCTTTTAGAACTTCTTCTAATGATTGATGCAGCGAAAAGAGCTTCTGCAAAGAGCATTACCGTAGTAATTCCTTACTTCGGACTTGCCAGACAGGACAGAAAAGACAAGCCAAGAGCGCCGATCGGTGCCAAGTTAGTTGCAAACCTTCTGACTGCAGCGGGAGCAACAAGAGTAATGACAATGGATCTTCATGCAGATCAGATTCAGGGATTCTTCGAAATCCCGGTTGATCATCTGTATGCATCTTCTATTTTCGTAGATTATATCAGATCTCTGAATCTTGATAATCTTACCATTGCTTCTCCGGATATGGGAGGTGCAAAAAGAGCTAAAAACTATGCAGGTCACTTAGGTGCTGAAGTAGTAATTGCTTACAAAGAAAGAAAAAAAGCAAACGTTGTAGAAGAAATGTTCCTTATTGGTGATGTTACAGGAAAGAATGTTGTTCTTATCGATGATATGATTGATACTGCAGGAACTCTTTGCAAAGCTGCAGATATCTTAATTGAAAAAGGAGCAAAAACAGTAAGAGCGATGGCGACTCACGGAGTGCTTTCAGGAAAAGCTTACGAGAATATTGAGAAGTCACAACTCTTGGAAGTTATTGTAACTGACTCAATTCCTGTTAAAAATAATTTGTCATCTAAAATAAAAGTGCTATCTTGCGCCCCATTATTTGCAGATGTTATGGCAATGGTTCATGAGCACAAATCAATTAGCAGTAAGTTTATTATTTAA
- a CDS encoding bacteriocin: protein MKKLNKDALKSIMGGREICLECADDYHQVIINGRCYCVPWNS from the coding sequence ATGAAAAAATTAAACAAAGATGCCCTGAAAAGCATAATGGGCGGAAGAGAGATCTGCCTTGAATGTGCTGACGATTATCATCAGGTTATTATTAACGGACGATGCTATTGTGTTCCGTGGAACTCATAA
- a CDS encoding uroporphyrinogen-III synthase — MKILFTKNIDQNIISKELGEDILVDCIEVIKTKPIIINPFDLKNYSLIFTSVNGVASFFKNRFKPNENFTAKNYNKIYCVGEKTKRALRKFGFGTFKVLKNADTLSRFIIGNCQHEQFLHFCGNLAINVLDKDLPLQNIKYKKITIYNTEEINPLIPEKYHAAVFFSPSGVRSFARRNSMEGMKIFSIGETTSSELRNYTQERIFTSEENTLTSIFELIRRETGRTK; from the coding sequence ATGAAAATCTTATTTACCAAAAATATAGACCAGAATATTATATCCAAAGAATTAGGAGAGGATATACTGGTTGACTGTATTGAGGTAATTAAGACTAAACCTATTATCATCAATCCTTTTGATCTGAAAAACTATTCTCTGATTTTCACCAGTGTAAATGGAGTGGCTTCTTTTTTTAAAAACAGATTTAAGCCCAACGAAAATTTTACAGCAAAGAATTACAATAAAATTTATTGTGTAGGTGAAAAGACAAAGAGGGCATTGAGAAAGTTTGGATTCGGGACATTCAAGGTTTTGAAAAATGCTGATACGCTTTCCAGATTTATCATTGGAAACTGCCAGCACGAGCAATTTCTTCACTTCTGTGGCAATCTTGCCATTAATGTTCTGGATAAGGATCTTCCTTTGCAAAACATAAAATATAAAAAGATCACGATATATAATACGGAGGAGATCAACCCTTTAATACCTGAAAAATATCATGCTGCAGTATTTTTTAGTCCGAGCGGAGTTCGTAGTTTTGCAAGGCGAAATTCTATGGAGGGCATGAAGATTTTTTCAATTGGGGAAACCACATCCTCCGAGTTGAGAAATTATACTCAGGAAAGGATTTTTACTTCCGAAGAAAATACGCTTACTTCCATCTTTGAATTGATAAGAAGGGAAACCGGAAGAACCAAATAG
- a CDS encoding G-D-S-L family lipolytic protein, with protein sequence MKKIIISTIAVSALLFTVTSCKTDFDTDVKDIQVTKGDADFTRYISLGNSLTSGYRDGALYSSGQSESYPSMIAGQMQLAGGGAFKQPMMPNDIGGFTNLFNPATGDFAGKYVLSLVNGALTPGPTAPGGPLDNISAGGPYQNMGVPGARVAHLLAPGYGNPAGLVSAPATANPYFVRFASSVSASVVGDALKQDPTFISLWIGNNDVLLYATSGGADPNVPITPVDGAVGIGFSNTYAYLVDQLFPAGTKRKGIIANIPSVTNVPYFTRVPAMPLTGLTGAQVTQLNTGYAQYNAGLLQAKTLGAINDAEYQRRLIKFTAGAVANGAVIIDKDLSTVPGLPKYRQTTAKDLILLPASKVLTPDAGGGTSVPLEDKLVLTEAETAKVIAATTGYNTAIKKAATDKGLAYVDMDAKMKELSSTSGILWDGVRYTATFVTGGAFSLDGVHLTGRGYGIVANEFIKTINARYGSTLPQVDPNKYSGVKFP encoded by the coding sequence ATGAAAAAAATTATAATATCGACAATTGCTGTTTCTGCACTTCTTTTTACAGTAACAAGCTGTAAGACGGATTTCGATACTGATGTGAAAGATATCCAGGTAACAAAAGGAGACGCAGACTTTACAAGATATATTTCTTTAGGAAACTCCCTTACTTCCGGCTACAGAGACGGTGCACTTTACAGCAGCGGACAGAGTGAATCTTATCCAAGCATGATTGCGGGCCAAATGCAGTTAGCAGGAGGAGGAGCATTTAAACAACCTATGATGCCTAATGATATCGGTGGATTTACAAACTTGTTTAATCCTGCTACAGGAGATTTTGCTGGTAAATATGTGCTAAGTCTTGTGAATGGAGCATTAACTCCGGGCCCAACGGCTCCCGGTGGACCTTTGGATAATATCTCAGCAGGTGGGCCTTACCAGAATATGGGAGTTCCGGGTGCAAGAGTAGCTCATTTATTAGCACCAGGATATGGAAACCCAGCGGGGTTAGTTTCTGCACCCGCCACTGCTAATCCATATTTCGTAAGATTTGCCTCTTCGGTATCAGCTTCTGTAGTGGGAGATGCGCTGAAGCAGGATCCTACTTTTATCTCTTTATGGATAGGAAATAATGATGTTTTATTATATGCAACTTCAGGAGGTGCAGATCCAAACGTTCCGATTACACCGGTAGATGGTGCAGTAGGAATAGGTTTCAGCAATACCTATGCTTATTTAGTAGATCAATTATTCCCGGCAGGAACAAAAAGAAAAGGAATCATTGCCAATATTCCGTCGGTTACTAATGTTCCTTATTTTACAAGAGTTCCGGCTATGCCGCTTACAGGACTTACAGGAGCTCAGGTAACTCAGCTGAATACGGGATATGCTCAGTACAATGCAGGATTACTTCAGGCTAAAACATTAGGAGCAATCAACGATGCTGAATATCAGAGAAGATTAATCAAATTCACTGCAGGTGCGGTTGCTAATGGTGCTGTTATTATTGACAAGGATTTGTCTACAGTTCCAGGACTTCCAAAATACAGACAAACTACAGCTAAAGATTTAATTCTTTTACCGGCAAGTAAAGTTCTTACTCCGGATGCAGGAGGTGGTACTTCAGTTCCTTTAGAAGATAAATTGGTGCTTACGGAAGCTGAAACAGCAAAAGTAATAGCTGCTACAACAGGATATAATACCGCTATTAAAAAAGCAGCAACAGATAAAGGTCTGGCATATGTAGATATGGATGCTAAAATGAAAGAGTTGAGCTCTACATCAGGAATTCTTTGGGATGGTGTGAGATACACTGCAACATTCGTTACGGGAGGAGCTTTCTCTCTTGATGGTGTTCACCTTACAGGTAGAGGATATGGTATCGTTGCCAATGAATTTATCAAGACAATTAATGCTAGATATGGCTCTACTTTACCGCAGGTAGATCCTAATAAATATTCAGGAGTTAAATTCCCTTAA
- the mreC gene encoding rod shape-determining protein MreC produces the protein MGFLLRLFSKNTLFVFFIFLQIIALVLIFSRNAMQRSWVAGQTAAFNSWVSGYIDEGVSYLKLKQINDDLVVQNKALMAELYGKDGSKNPVFKRVHDTIGGGQIYTFVDGEIVFNSINRRNNYFTINRGRRDGVFPQMGVMAPRGIAGIVINSTDSYALVQSVLSVNKIRINAALKNSGYFGTLTWNGDNSRVMHLADIPKYVALKVGDTVVTDGKSAIFPKGLTIGTIAGYSVDNKTGFWDITVELSEKMGALNKVYVVKNLKKAEVQKIQDTMQAVIKKEND, from the coding sequence ATGGGATTTTTGCTGAGATTATTTTCGAAGAATACTCTTTTTGTCTTCTTTATATTCCTGCAAATTATTGCTCTGGTTTTGATATTCTCTAGAAATGCAATGCAGAGATCCTGGGTGGCAGGCCAAACGGCTGCGTTCAATTCCTGGGTGTCCGGATATATTGATGAAGGAGTTTCTTATCTGAAGTTAAAACAGATCAATGATGATCTTGTAGTTCAGAACAAGGCCCTTATGGCTGAACTTTACGGAAAAGACGGATCTAAGAATCCTGTTTTCAAAAGAGTTCATGATACCATAGGCGGAGGGCAGATCTATACTTTTGTAGATGGTGAAATCGTCTTCAACAGTATCAACCGAAGAAATAATTATTTCACAATCAACCGTGGCCGTAGAGATGGAGTCTTTCCTCAAATGGGAGTGATGGCGCCAAGAGGTATTGCGGGGATTGTTATAAACTCTACAGACAGTTATGCATTGGTTCAGTCAGTCTTAAGTGTAAATAAGATCAGAATTAATGCCGCACTGAAAAATTCAGGATACTTTGGTACTTTAACATGGAATGGAGATAACTCCAGGGTAATGCATCTTGCGGATATTCCAAAATATGTCGCATTAAAAGTTGGAGACACCGTTGTGACAGACGGGAAATCTGCAATTTTCCCTAAAGGACTAACGATTGGTACTATCGCAGGTTATTCTGTAGACAATAAAACCGGCTTTTGGGATATCACCGTTGAGCTGAGTGAAAAAATGGGAGCGTTGAATAAAGTGTATGTAGTAAAGAATCTTAAGAAAGCAGAAGTGCAGAAGATTCAGGATACTATGCAGGCTGTAATAAAAAAGGAA
- the hemC gene encoding hydroxymethylbilane synthase — MKSIRIGTRNSALALWQAREVARHLQNNNYLTEIVPIVSSGDKNLNQPLYSLGITGVFTRDLDIALLNDEIDIAVHSLKDVPTQLPHNIEMIAYLERDYPQDILIRKEASRNKEFHELKLATSSLRRRAFWLRNYPTAEFSDIRGNIQTRLQKLEDENFDATILSLAGIKRMKMEIDYEMLPVMISAPSQGVISVAGHSEKPEINEIISQINHQPTQICVEIERNFLSTLEGGCTAPIGAFAEIIGDQIRFKAALCSLDGKNCIAVDENFEYNSTENFGEKFAKVILENGGKELMAEIKSQI, encoded by the coding sequence ATGAAAAGCATTAGAATTGGAACCAGAAATTCCGCACTTGCACTTTGGCAGGCTAGAGAGGTTGCGAGGCACCTTCAAAACAATAATTATTTAACGGAGATTGTTCCTATCGTCTCTTCCGGCGATAAGAATCTTAATCAGCCTTTATATTCTTTAGGAATCACAGGGGTTTTCACAAGAGACCTTGATATTGCCCTATTGAATGATGAAATTGATATTGCGGTGCATTCTTTAAAAGACGTACCTACTCAATTGCCTCATAATATTGAGATGATTGCCTATCTTGAAAGAGATTATCCACAAGACATCCTGATCAGGAAAGAAGCTTCAAGAAATAAAGAATTTCATGAACTGAAACTGGCAACAAGCAGTTTAAGAAGAAGAGCATTCTGGCTAAGAAATTATCCAACCGCGGAATTCTCGGATATCCGTGGAAATATCCAAACCAGACTTCAAAAGCTGGAAGACGAAAACTTTGATGCCACCATCTTATCTTTGGCAGGAATCAAAAGAATGAAAATGGAGATCGATTATGAGATGCTCCCAGTAATGATTTCAGCTCCTTCTCAGGGAGTGATTTCTGTAGCAGGACATTCTGAAAAACCGGAAATCAATGAAATTATAAGCCAGATCAACCACCAGCCTACGCAGATCTGTGTAGAAATTGAAAGAAATTTCTTAAGCACTTTAGAAGGAGGCTGCACTGCGCCTATCGGAGCTTTTGCAGAAATCATCGGAGACCAAATCCGATTCAAAGCAGCACTGTGCTCTTTGGATGGCAAAAACTGCATTGCTGTTGATGAAAACTTCGAATACAATTCTACAGAAAACTTTGGAGAAAAATTCGCAAAAGTAATTCTGGAAAACGGAGGAAAAGAATTAATGGCGGAAATCAAAAGCCAGATCTAA
- a CDS encoding rod shape-determining protein — protein sequence MSLFDMFTQEIAIDLGTANTLIIHNNKIVIDQPSIVAIERSSGKPIAVGEQAKHMQGKTHEDIKTIRPLKDGVIADFHASEHMIKEFIKKIPGIKGKFIQPALRIVICIPSGITEVEKRAVRDSAQKVNAKEVRLIYEPMAAAIGVGIDVQKPEGNMIIDIGGGTTEIAVVALGGIVCDKSVKIAGDVFTNDIAYYLRTHHNLYIGERTAERIKIEVGSAVEDLDVDIEDIPVQGRDLITGKPKEIMVGYKEIARALDKSIIRIEDAVMETLSLTPPELAADIYKTGIYLAGGGALLRGLADRIHKKTGLPVFVAEDPLRAVVRGTGIALKNMDKFNFLIK from the coding sequence ATGAGTTTATTTGATATGTTTACGCAAGAAATTGCGATAGACCTAGGAACTGCTAATACCCTTATCATCCATAATAATAAAATTGTTATAGATCAACCGTCAATTGTTGCAATTGAACGTTCTTCGGGTAAACCCATTGCTGTAGGTGAGCAGGCTAAACATATGCAAGGTAAAACTCATGAGGATATCAAAACAATCCGTCCTTTGAAGGATGGAGTTATTGCAGATTTCCACGCTTCTGAACATATGATTAAAGAATTTATCAAAAAAATTCCTGGGATCAAAGGTAAATTCATACAACCGGCATTACGTATTGTAATCTGTATTCCTTCTGGTATTACTGAAGTTGAAAAAAGAGCGGTAAGAGACTCTGCTCAGAAAGTCAACGCAAAAGAAGTAAGGTTAATCTATGAGCCAATGGCAGCAGCAATTGGGGTTGGGATTGACGTTCAGAAACCTGAAGGGAATATGATTATCGATATAGGCGGAGGAACTACTGAAATTGCTGTAGTAGCTTTAGGAGGTATCGTATGTGATAAATCTGTGAAAATTGCTGGAGATGTATTTACTAATGATATTGCGTATTACTTAAGAACTCACCATAACCTTTATATCGGAGAAAGAACAGCTGAGCGAATCAAAATTGAAGTAGGTTCTGCAGTAGAAGATCTGGATGTAGATATCGAGGATATTCCGGTACAAGGTAGAGACCTTATTACAGGGAAGCCTAAAGAAATTATGGTTGGATATAAAGAGATTGCACGTGCATTGGATAAATCGATTATCAGAATCGAAGATGCGGTAATGGAAACTCTTTCTCTTACTCCGCCGGAATTGGCAGCTGATATTTACAAAACAGGTATTTATCTTGCTGGAGGAGGGGCTTTGTTAAGAGGTCTTGCAGACAGAATTCACAAAAAAACAGGTCTTCCTGTATTTGTTGCTGAAGATCCGTTGAGAGCTGTTGTTCGCGGAACTGGTATTGCCCTTAAGAATATGGATAAATTCAATTTCTTAATTAAATAA
- a CDS encoding aminotransferase class V-fold PLP-dependent enzyme, with product MFDIQEIRSQFSILDREVNGKPLVYLDNAATSQKPNSVLEVCHAYYTELNANVHRGIHTLSQLATEEMELSRRKIQKFINAEHDFEVIFTKGTTEGLNLIAYILTQKLQKDDEIIISYLEHHSNIVPWQMLCERTGAKLRVIPIDENGILQLDQFDQLLSEKTKVVSVNQVSNALGIVNPIEEIIAKTRKNTEAYIVIDGAQSAPHFNIDVQKMDCDFFVFSGHKMYAPMGTGVLYGKREILEALPPFHGGGEMIATCSFDGTTYAGLPFKYEAGTPNVGGNIALGAAVDFMNRIGHENIQRHENALLEYAQRQLLEIEGIKIYGEKAHRTGVVSFNLEGVGISSDVGMILDKMGVAVRTGHHCTQPIMNFFNIAGTVRASFAVYNTFEEIDILVEGVKKAKKMLG from the coding sequence ATGTTTGACATTCAGGAAATAAGAAGCCAGTTTTCTATATTGGACAGAGAAGTGAATGGTAAGCCTCTGGTTTACCTGGACAATGCCGCAACGTCGCAAAAGCCAAATTCGGTTTTAGAAGTCTGTCACGCATATTATACAGAGCTTAATGCTAATGTACACAGAGGAATTCATACTTTGAGCCAATTAGCAACGGAAGAAATGGAACTTTCAAGAAGAAAGATCCAGAAATTCATTAATGCTGAACATGACTTTGAAGTTATTTTTACTAAAGGAACTACAGAAGGGTTAAACCTTATCGCTTATATTTTAACACAGAAACTGCAGAAGGATGATGAGATCATTATCTCATATCTTGAGCACCACTCCAATATCGTTCCTTGGCAGATGCTTTGTGAAAGAACAGGAGCAAAACTTCGTGTTATTCCTATTGATGAAAACGGTATTCTTCAGTTAGACCAGTTTGATCAGTTATTAAGTGAAAAAACGAAGGTAGTTTCTGTAAATCAGGTTTCTAATGCATTAGGAATTGTAAATCCTATTGAAGAGATCATCGCAAAAACAAGAAAAAATACAGAGGCCTATATCGTTATTGACGGGGCTCAGTCTGCACCGCATTTCAATATAGACGTTCAGAAGATGGATTGTGATTTCTTTGTTTTTTCGGGTCATAAAATGTATGCTCCTATGGGAACAGGTGTTTTATATGGTAAGCGTGAAATATTAGAAGCTTTACCGCCGTTTCATGGAGGAGGGGAGATGATTGCAACGTGTTCTTTCGACGGAACTACTTACGCCGGACTTCCGTTTAAATATGAAGCAGGAACGCCAAATGTAGGAGGGAATATTGCTTTAGGTGCAGCTGTTGATTTTATGAACAGAATTGGACACGAAAATATTCAAAGACATGAAAATGCTTTATTGGAATATGCTCAGAGACAGCTTTTAGAAATAGAAGGCATTAAAATCTATGGCGAAAAAGCTCATAGAACAGGTGTTGTTTCTTTTAACCTTGAGGGAGTAGGTATTTCTTCAGATGTAGGAATGATTCTTGATAAAATGGGAGTTGCTGTAAGAACAGGACATCACTGTACACAGCCTATTATGAACTTCTTTAATATTGCAGGAACGGTAAGAGCAAGTTTTGCAGTTTATAACACTTTTGAAGAAATTGATATTCTGGTAGAAGGAGTAAAGAAAGCCAAGAAAATGCTTGGCTAA